From the Candidatus Methylomirabilota bacterium genome, the window TAGAAGGACAGCGGGTCGGTCAGGCGCACCCAGCGCCCGCCCCTCACCACCGCCAGGAACGAGGAGTTCGCGCCCTGGTGCTTGTCGGGGCCGAAGCTGACCTCGGGGCCGTTGAAGATGTCGTGGTAGCCCTTGATCGACTCCATCGCCTTGACGAACGTGTCGGTGTTCAGCTCGGGCCCCGTCTTCTCGATCGCGGTCACGGTGAGATCGGCGGCCACGTGCCCGTAGATCGCGCCGATGTTCGGATCGACCTTGTAGCGGTCCTTGTAGCGGTCGAACCACTTCTGGGCCTCGGGGCTTAGCGTGTCGCGATAGGGCATCGCGGTGAGGCCCATCGCGTAGAGGCCCTCGGTCACCCCGCCCTGGGCGGCGGCCACGAAGAGATCGTAGGTGGCCGCGGAGCCGAGGAAGTCCACGTCGGTCCAGCCGATCTTGCGCGCGGTGGCGTACGGCACGATGGAGTCGCGCACGATCGTGCCCAGCACCACCAGGTCGCAGCCGGCTCCCTTGAGCTTGGTGATCTGCGCGCTGAAGTCCTGGTCGGTGGGCTTGTGGGCGGTGGTCTCCACGATCTTGAGCTTCATCTTCTCGGCCTGCATCTGGACGCCGTCCAGCACCTCCTTGCCGAAGTCGGTGTCCTGGTACATCACGCAGAGGGCCTTCTTGCCCTTCTTGGTCACGAAGTAGTTGATGCCGGCGCGGACCTGGTCGACGTAGCTGGCCGCTCCGTAGAACTTCAGCTTGTTGAAGGGCTCGTACATCGAGCGCGCGGCCGAGAGCGGGAAGAGGTTGGGGATCCCCGCCTCGAACTGGTCCTTGAACAGGGCGTTGTTCATCGGGGTGCCGAGGCCGGCCACGATCGCGAATACCCGGTCCCGGTTGAACAGCTTGGCCCCGGCCTGCACCGCCCGCGGCACCTGGTACTGGGTGTCCTCCACGATCAGCCGGATCTTCCGGCCGTGGATGCCCCCCGCCTCGTTGGCCTCGTCGAAGCGCATCTTCACCGCGTTCGACGACGAGACGCCGTAGGTGGCGGCGGGCCCGGAGAGGTCGGTGTGCATGCCGAGCACGATCTCGGTCTTGGTGACGCCGCGGGTGTCCTTCTGGGCGGCGGCCACTCCGGCGATCGCCACCGCGGCGGCCAGCACGCTGATTGCCAGTAGTCGCTTCATCCCTCGCTCCTTTCGTACATGTCCTCGATCAGGTCCTTGTACTTCACGTTGACGAAGGTGCGCCGGAGCTTCATGGTCGGGGTCAGCTCCTCGTCCTCCGGGGTGAGGAGCTGCTCGATCAGCCGGAACGTCTTGATCGTCTCCACCCGCGCGAGCTGCCGGTTCACCCGCTCGATCTCGCCCCGGATCAGCTCCTGCACCTCGGGGGCCCGGCAGAGCGAGGCGAAGTTGCTGAACGGCACATTGCTCTCCTGGGCGAACTGGGCCACCGTCTCGTGGTCGATCATCACGAGGCAGGAGAGGAACTTGCGCCGGTCGCCGATCACCACCGCGTCCGAGATGTAGGGCGAGAACTTGAGCTGGTTCTCGATCTCGGACGGCGTGACGTTCTTGCCCCCCGCGGTGATGATGATGTCCTTCATGCGGTCGGTGATCCGCACGAAGCCCTCGGCGTCGATGGTGCCCACGTCGCCGGTGTGCAGCCACCCGTCCACGACGGTCTCGGCGGTCTTCTCCGGCTTGCCGTAGTAGCCCTTGAAGACGTGGGGGCCCTTCAGCAAGATCTCGCCCTCGGGCGACACGCGCACCTCGGTGCCCGGCCGGGCCACCCCCACCGAGCCGAGCTTGATGCGGTCCGGCGGCATCGCGGTGGCCAGGCCGGTGTTCTCGGTCTGCCCGTACACTTCCACCATGTTGATGCCGAGCGCGAGGTACCACCGGATCAGATCCGGCGCGATCGGCGCGGCCCCGGTCGCGGCTCCGCGCGCGCGATGGAGGCCGATGGACCGCTTGACGTTGTCGAGCACCAGGAAGTCGGCCACCCGGAAGGCCAGCCGCTCCCACGCCGAGGGCGGGCGGCCCGCGATGCGCGCCTCCGCGATGCGCCGGCCGATGCGGAAGGCCTGCTCGTAGGCGAAGCGGCCCAGCCAGGTGGCGTCCCGCATGCGGAGGGCCACCCCCGAGTAGAACTTCTCCCAGATGCGCGGCACCGCGAAGAAGAGGGCGGGGGCCACTTCGCGGATGTTCTCCGGGACCGTGTCGATGCTTTCGGCGAAGTTCACGGTCGAGCCGGTGTAGAGCGGGTTGAAGACGGTGAAGGTGCGCTCCGCCACGTGACAGAGGGGCAGGAAGGACAGCTGCTGGTCGCCCTCGCGCAGCGGAGTGATGAAGTCGGCGTAGGCGAGCTGGAAGAGGATGTTGCGATGGGTGAGCATCGCGCCCTTCGGCGGCCCGGTGGTGCCGGAGGTGTAGACGAGGATCGCCAGATCGTCGGGCTGCGCGATGTCCACCAGTCGATCGAACGCGCCGGGATGGTCGCGGTCGTACCGCGCGCCCAGCTCCAGCAGGGCCGCGAACGGCATGACCTGCTCGTCGCGGAAGGCGTGCAGCCCTTCCATGTCGTAGACGAAGATCTTCACCAGCCCCGGGCAGCGGTCCCGCACCTCCAGGATCTTGTCGAGCTGCTCTTCGTTCTCCGCGAAGAAGAAGCGGGTGCCACTGTCGTTGACGATGTACTCGACCTGGCGGGCCGAGTCGGTGGTGTAGATGCCGTTGGGGATCCCGGCCACCGACATCACGCCG encodes:
- a CDS encoding ABC transporter substrate-binding protein; amino-acid sequence: MKRLLAISVLAAAVAIAGVAAAQKDTRGVTKTEIVLGMHTDLSGPAATYGVSSSNAVKMRFDEANEAGGIHGRKIRLIVEDTQYQVPRAVQAGAKLFNRDRVFAIVAGLGTPMNNALFKDQFEAGIPNLFPLSAARSMYEPFNKLKFYGAASYVDQVRAGINYFVTKKGKKALCVMYQDTDFGKEVLDGVQMQAEKMKLKIVETTAHKPTDQDFSAQITKLKGAGCDLVVLGTIVRDSIVPYATARKIGWTDVDFLGSAATYDLFVAAAQGGVTEGLYAMGLTAMPYRDTLSPEAQKWFDRYKDRYKVDPNIGAIYGHVAADLTVTAIEKTGPELNTDTFVKAMESIKGYHDIFNGPEVSFGPDKHQGANSSFLAVVRGGRWVRLTDPLSF
- a CDS encoding AMP-binding protein — protein: MALTTEPGRAAPAAPALVHGHDTLPRLFRHVVRERGDRVAMREKDLGIWRGISWREYGEQAKRVGLGLVALGLRPRDVVSIVADNSPEWLYTDLGVMSVAGIPNGIYTTDSARQVEYIVNDSGTRFFFAENEEQLDKILEVRDRCPGLVKIFVYDMEGLHAFRDEQVMPFAALLELGARYDRDHPGAFDRLVDIAQPDDLAILVYTSGTTGPPKGAMLTHRNILFQLAYADFITPLREGDQQLSFLPLCHVAERTFTVFNPLYTGSTVNFAESIDTVPENIREVAPALFFAVPRIWEKFYSGVALRMRDATWLGRFAYEQAFRIGRRIAEARIAGRPPSAWERLAFRVADFLVLDNVKRSIGLHRARGAATGAAPIAPDLIRWYLALGINMVEVYGQTENTGLATAMPPDRIKLGSVGVARPGTEVRVSPEGEILLKGPHVFKGYYGKPEKTAETVVDGWLHTGDVGTIDAEGFVRITDRMKDIIITAGGKNVTPSEIENQLKFSPYISDAVVIGDRRKFLSCLVMIDHETVAQFAQESNVPFSNFASLCRAPEVQELIRGEIERVNRQLARVETIKTFRLIEQLLTPEDEELTPTMKLRRTFVNVKYKDLIEDMYERSEG